A single genomic interval of Sinorhizobium garamanticum harbors:
- a CDS encoding outer membrane lipoprotein carrier protein LolA: MTETKTGQGSNRAISRRVFVCGLAALAGMAGTTLDARRASAQATGVAQRIADHFSSVKTMAGEFVQFGPRGEQTGGKFYIRRPGRIRFNYEAPSPMRVIADGKSVVIGNMKLKTWDIYPLSKTPLNLLLSERIDLTGRMVRAVREESDLITIVLGDRSIFGDSTITMMFDPKTYDLRQWTITDPQKKDTSVMIFNVRTGMQLDDKVFRIPYDEVRNKGRGG, translated from the coding sequence ATGACAGAGACAAAAACCGGCCAAGGCAGCAATCGAGCAATCTCGCGGCGTGTCTTCGTTTGCGGCCTGGCGGCTCTCGCGGGCATGGCCGGAACGACGCTCGACGCACGGCGCGCCTCCGCACAGGCCACCGGCGTCGCCCAGAGGATCGCCGATCACTTTTCGTCGGTGAAGACAATGGCGGGCGAATTCGTGCAATTCGGACCGCGCGGCGAGCAGACAGGCGGCAAATTCTACATCCGCCGCCCCGGGCGCATCCGCTTCAATTACGAAGCCCCCTCGCCTATGCGAGTGATCGCCGACGGCAAGTCGGTCGTCATCGGCAATATGAAGCTGAAGACCTGGGACATCTATCCGCTTTCGAAGACGCCGCTCAATCTGCTGCTGAGCGAAAGGATCGACCTGACCGGCAGGATGGTGCGCGCCGTCCGGGAAGAGTCCGACCTCATCACCATCGTGCTCGGAGACCGCTCGATCTTCGGCGATTCGACCATCACGATGATGTTCGACCCGAAAACCTACGATCTTAGGCAATGGACGATCACCGATCCCCAGAAGAAGGACACTTCGGTGATGATCTTCAATGTTCGCACCGGAATGCAGTTGGACGACAAGGTCTTCCGCATTCCCTATGACGAGGTGCGCAACAAAGGGCGCGGCGGCTGA
- a CDS encoding FtsK/SpoIIIE family DNA translocase yields the protein MSRSNPATLDSRSNRFVLTTFVWRQIASLAGFVLFGALALAVAALSTWNVSDPSFSYATSEEPTNVLGYAGAAFADIFMQFFGLASVVALLPAVAWALVLIGGKPFDKVFKRLGLWFVGSALAGAALSCVPAPITWPLPNGLGGVFGDMILRFPALFTGAFPTGTFATVLACLFAVPAAWCLIYSAGLIGVSEEQEDEPAEEVVPSKARTVGEELDDEDAGGPFTLLMGSLAHMRFTLEARLRRAFGMSGTRSTKRQYDEPYDFNNDEFGTLNEPVRPKPLADRVEPSLDRAERRVVTPPPIMANDDDPPFDLDEQRPAGILPDDDEDDIAADWAPRAAPPKAGRAKAGSRVASPAPRPRSGQRIEREAQRSFVDDDGDFVLPPMQFLAEPKNIARDPSLSSDALEQNARMLEGVLEDFGVKGEIIHVRPGPVVTLYELEPAPGIKSSRVIGLADDIARSMSAIAARVAVVPGRNAIGIELPNQRRETVYLRELIGSRDFETTKTRLAMALGKTIGGEPVVADLAKMPHLLVAGTTGSGKSVAINTMILSLLYRLRPDQCRLIMIDPKMLELSVYDGIPHLLSPVVTDPKKAVVALKWTVREMEERYKKMSKIGVRNIDGFNSRVEQALAKGEAITRTVQTGFDRQTGEAMYETEEFDLTPLPYIVVIIDEMADLMMVAGKDIEGAVQRLAQMARAAGIHVIMATQRPSVDVITGTIKANFPTRISFQVTSKIDSRTILGEQGAEQLLGMGDMLYMAGGGRIQRVHGPFVSDTEVEEVVAYLKTQGVPQYLDAITEDDGEDEDGGGPAGTSNLADSDDPYDQAVAIVLRDGKASTSYVQRRLGIGYNRAASLIERMEQEGIIGPANHAGKREILVPTEAEITGR from the coding sequence ATGAGCAGAAGCAATCCCGCAACGCTTGACAGCCGTTCCAACCGGTTCGTGCTGACCACCTTCGTTTGGCGCCAGATCGCCTCGCTGGCAGGATTTGTCCTGTTCGGCGCGCTGGCGCTCGCCGTCGCCGCGCTGTCGACATGGAACGTGTCCGATCCGAGCTTCTCCTACGCAACCTCGGAGGAACCGACCAACGTGCTCGGCTACGCGGGCGCCGCCTTCGCCGACATCTTCATGCAGTTCTTCGGGCTGGCGAGCGTCGTTGCGCTGCTTCCCGCGGTCGCCTGGGCGCTTGTCCTCATCGGCGGCAAGCCGTTCGACAAGGTCTTCAAACGTCTCGGCCTCTGGTTCGTCGGCTCCGCACTCGCTGGCGCGGCGCTGAGCTGTGTTCCGGCACCGATCACCTGGCCGCTTCCGAACGGTCTCGGCGGCGTTTTCGGCGACATGATCCTGCGCTTCCCCGCCCTTTTCACCGGCGCCTTCCCGACCGGCACCTTCGCGACCGTTCTCGCCTGCCTTTTCGCTGTGCCGGCTGCCTGGTGCCTGATCTATAGCGCCGGCCTCATCGGCGTCAGCGAGGAGCAAGAGGACGAGCCGGCGGAGGAGGTCGTGCCGAGCAAGGCCCGCACCGTCGGCGAAGAACTCGACGATGAGGACGCGGGGGGGCCCTTCACACTGCTCATGGGCTCGCTTGCCCACATGCGGTTTACGCTTGAAGCCCGCCTGCGCCGCGCCTTCGGCATGAGCGGTACGCGAAGCACCAAACGTCAGTATGACGAACCCTATGACTTCAACAATGACGAATTCGGCACGCTGAACGAACCCGTGCGGCCGAAGCCGCTGGCCGACCGTGTCGAGCCTTCCCTCGACCGCGCGGAGCGCCGCGTCGTGACACCGCCGCCGATCATGGCGAACGACGACGATCCGCCCTTCGATCTCGACGAGCAGCGCCCTGCTGGTATCCTGCCGGACGACGACGAAGACGATATCGCCGCCGATTGGGCGCCAAGAGCTGCCCCACCGAAGGCAGGCCGCGCCAAGGCCGGATCCCGCGTCGCGTCGCCGGCGCCGCGCCCCAGATCGGGCCAGCGCATCGAACGCGAGGCGCAGCGCTCGTTTGTCGATGATGACGGTGACTTCGTACTTCCGCCGATGCAATTCCTTGCCGAACCGAAGAATATTGCCCGCGATCCCTCGCTCTCATCCGACGCGCTCGAACAGAACGCCCGCATGCTAGAGGGAGTCCTCGAGGACTTCGGCGTCAAGGGTGAGATCATCCATGTCCGCCCCGGCCCGGTGGTTACGCTTTACGAACTGGAGCCGGCACCCGGCATCAAGTCCTCCCGCGTCATCGGCCTTGCCGACGACATCGCCCGTTCGATGAGCGCGATCGCCGCCCGTGTCGCGGTCGTGCCGGGCCGCAACGCCATCGGCATCGAGCTGCCGAACCAGCGGCGCGAAACGGTCTACCTGCGCGAGCTGATCGGCTCGCGCGATTTCGAGACGACCAAGACCAGGCTCGCCATGGCGCTCGGCAAGACGATCGGCGGCGAGCCGGTCGTCGCCGATCTCGCCAAGATGCCGCATCTGCTCGTCGCCGGCACCACCGGTTCGGGCAAGTCGGTGGCGATCAACACCATGATCCTGTCACTGCTCTATCGGCTCAGACCCGACCAGTGCCGCCTGATCATGATCGACCCGAAGATGCTGGAACTCTCCGTCTATGACGGCATCCCGCACCTGCTCTCGCCTGTTGTGACCGATCCGAAGAAGGCCGTCGTCGCGCTAAAATGGACCGTGCGCGAGATGGAAGAGCGCTACAAGAAGATGTCGAAGATCGGTGTGCGCAACATCGACGGCTTCAACAGCCGCGTCGAGCAGGCGCTGGCCAAGGGCGAAGCGATCACCCGCACGGTTCAGACCGGGTTCGACCGCCAGACGGGCGAAGCGATGTACGAGACGGAGGAATTCGACCTCACGCCGCTGCCCTATATCGTCGTGATCATCGACGAGATGGCGGACCTGATGATGGTCGCGGGCAAGGATATCGAGGGCGCCGTCCAGCGGCTCGCCCAGATGGCGCGTGCGGCCGGCATCCACGTCATCATGGCGACACAGCGTCCGTCGGTCGACGTCATCACCGGTACGATCAAGGCCAACTTCCCGACGCGCATTTCCTTCCAGGTCACCTCGAAGATCGACAGCCGCACGATCCTTGGCGAGCAGGGCGCCGAACAACTGCTCGGTATGGGCGACATGCTCTACATGGCCGGCGGCGGGCGCATCCAGCGCGTGCATGGCCCCTTCGTTTCCGACACGGAAGTGGAAGAGGTAGTCGCTTACCTGAAGACCCAGGGCGTGCCGCAATATCTCGATGCGATCACCGAGGACGACGGCGAGGATGAGGACGGCGGCGGACCGGCCGGCACCTCCAACCTCGCCGATTCCGATGATCCTTACGATCAGGCGGTGGCGATCGTTCTGCGCGACGGCAAGGCCTCGACCTCATACGTGCAGCGACGCCTCGGTATCGGCTATAATCGTGCCGCCTCGCTGATCGAACGGATGGAGCAGGAAGGCATCATCGGACCGGCGAACCATGCCGGCAAGCGCGAGATCCTGGTGCCGACCGAGGCGGAAATCACCGGCCGGTAA